A region of Subdoligranulum variabile DNA encodes the following proteins:
- a CDS encoding nucleotide sugar dehydrogenase has protein sequence MINVIGLGYIGLPTALMMASHGVEVVGTDYNAELVATLNHGHTTFKEKGLDELFRNALQAGIRFTTEYQKTDTYIISVPTPYDKFSKKVDACYVVAAVKSVMEVCPKGATVVIESTVSPGTIDKFVRPVIEADGFRIGQDIHLVHAPERIIPGNMVYELLHNNRTIGADERDIGEQVKKLYASFCQGEIVVTDIRTAEMTKVVENTFRAVNIAFANELAKICRHDNMDVYEIIRICNMHPRVNILQPGPGVGGHCISVDPWFLVGDYPSLAKVIDESMKTNDGMPDFVLGRIHTIMKEKGMTDIGRVGLYGLTYKENVDDMRESPTLQLLESQERHLAPTLKVYDPFIRQDVVEHQYHDLDAFLADVDFVVIMVKHDEIRDNMDKLAGKIVLDCHNICHLPGVYHL, from the coding sequence ATGATCAATGTAATTGGTTTGGGTTATATCGGACTGCCCACCGCGCTGATGATGGCTTCCCACGGTGTGGAAGTGGTGGGCACGGACTACAATGCCGAACTGGTGGCTACGCTGAACCACGGCCACACCACCTTCAAGGAGAAGGGCCTGGATGAACTGTTCCGGAACGCCCTGCAGGCCGGCATCCGCTTTACCACCGAGTATCAGAAGACCGATACCTACATCATCTCGGTGCCCACCCCCTACGACAAGTTCAGCAAGAAGGTGGACGCCTGCTATGTGGTGGCTGCCGTAAAGAGCGTCATGGAAGTCTGCCCCAAGGGGGCCACGGTGGTCATCGAGTCCACCGTTTCCCCCGGCACCATCGACAAGTTCGTGCGGCCGGTCATCGAGGCGGACGGCTTCCGCATCGGCCAGGACATTCACCTGGTCCACGCCCCCGAGCGCATCATCCCCGGCAACATGGTCTATGAGCTGCTGCACAACAACCGCACCATCGGCGCCGACGAGCGCGACATCGGCGAACAGGTCAAAAAGCTCTATGCTTCCTTCTGCCAGGGGGAGATCGTCGTCACCGACATCCGCACCGCCGAGATGACCAAGGTGGTGGAAAATACCTTCCGCGCCGTCAACATCGCCTTTGCCAATGAGCTGGCCAAGATCTGCCGCCATGACAACATGGATGTCTACGAGATCATCCGTATCTGCAACATGCATCCCCGGGTCAACATCCTGCAGCCCGGCCCCGGCGTGGGCGGCCACTGCATCAGCGTGGACCCGTGGTTCCTGGTGGGGGATTATCCCAGCCTGGCCAAGGTCATCGATGAGTCGATGAAAACCAACGACGGCATGCCGGATTTTGTGCTGGGGCGCATCCACACCATCATGAAGGAAAAGGGAATGACCGACATCGGCCGGGTGGGCCTGTACGGTCTGACCTACAAGGAAAACGTGGATGATATGCGGGAATCCCCCACGCTGCAGCTGCTGGAAAGCCAGGAACGGCATCTGGCACCCACCCTCAAGGTCTATGATCCCTTCATCCGGCAGGACGTGGTGGAACACCAGTACCATGATCTGGATGCCTTCCTGGCAGATGTGGACTTTGTGGTCATCATGGTCAAGCATGACGAGATCCGGGACAACATGGACAAGCTCGCCGGCAAGATCGTTCTGGACTGCCACAACATCTGCCATCTGCCCGGCGTCTATCACCTGTAA